CAGTTGAATCCTGATGGAGAGTATAAATTTATTATGCATTATCAAGACTTTCGTACAAACTTGAGTTTTTTGCGGTCATTAAAATCTAAAAGGCCTAAAGAGGTTGCACATGCTCTTTTAGATATTTTTACAATTATTGGAGCACCCAGTGTTCTACAGTCTGACAGTGGGAGGGAATTTTCAAGCCAGATTGTCAGTGAACTTAGTAATATTTGGCCAGAACTTAAAATTGTTCATGGGAATCCTCAGCCCTGCCAAAGCCTAAGTTCTATAAATCAAGTTAATGAGGATATCCAAAATCGAATTATCTCCTGGATGCAAACTAACAATTCATCACACTGGGCTGAATTTTTGTGGTTTATTCAAATGACCCAAAATCAACCCCATCACAGAGGCATGCAACAGACTCTATGTGAGGGTGCATTTAGTTCTGAAGCTAAACTGGGGCTCTCTCATTCTCAGTCAACTGAAGAACTTGTTGCCAGCCTGAACACAGAAAATGAATTGGAACAGGCTGATAAAGAATCAGAAAATACTCTAAGAGCCCAGTATGAAGAAAACATTGAGATTGGAACAGATAGTAGTGATATTGAAGAGATTTTTTCTATTACTCCTAAGGTAGCCCGAAAAACTGTTCCTGAAAGCAGACTGAATTTTTTATCATGTGTGGGTTGTGGAAAAGAATGCATAGGTGCTAATAGTTGTGAATCATGTTGTAGAAACATCCATGCAATCTGTGGAGTGCCCTCTCAACCTGAGACTGAGGGTTATTGTAACAAAATAACTTGTAGTCTTTGCTACCAGACCActacaatgaaaaggaaacaTGATGAGGTTCCAAGAAGTTTGACTGTTCAACCTTTCAAAATGTTGAAGCCATCGGAAACACCGATTTCATCAGACAAAGTAGGAGATTGGGTAAGAATTTGAGTGTGGATCAAAGAATTTGTTGTGGATCAAAGAAAGGCAAGAGCCTCTTTCTTCTTTACTGTGATCATGATGAGTGAGAAAGTTTTGACATGGCACACTAAAGCACAATGATGGCCATCTTggatatattttcttctaaaaaaggTCAATTACTTTTAATGTCCTCCCTCCACTCATTTTTCAAGTTGTAAGTTATAACCTTGGATGCTGCTTTGTTTATTGTTCTGGAGTGAGCAGcagtaatatctcttctttctGATGTCACGCATTTCTTGGGGGGATGAGAAAGCTAGGATCCAGGGGACAAATGGTATGCCTGGTGGTATGTTTCTACAGAAGGATAAATTTGGGAACAGATGAACTTACTGTTACATTGTTTTAGTTGTATGTAAGTGCGGGTAGAGAGGTAAGCTAAGAAAGGGCATCTCAGGTCAAGTGAAGAAATATTTAGGAAGGTCAGGGAATGATAAATTTGGTTGGGAGACATGAGTTTTGTTGGGAAAGTTTGGTTTTATGATTAAAATGCAGAGTGTGAAATAAGGCCAAAGAGATTTTTCAATCATTAGGTTTTATAAAGTAGAACTAATATGTGTTCAAGTTAGTGTTTTGAAATATGAAGGTTACATGTGATTTGGGCCAGTGGTATTTAGAGTTTGTTCTTCAGACCAGTAATGGTCTGCAAACTGTCATACTAGTTCACAGTGAGGTAAGTACACATATTGAGAGTACTTGGAAATTACAACAATATGACATTGCAGATACAAAGCACATGATTAATGAACTCATCTTTTCAAATAGAATATTCAGTCTTGATGTTAAACTCTCAAGGTGAATCACATGTGATAGCAGTTGTAAATTAGTCAAGTATAATAGGTTCACATTAAAATGTGTGATATGCTGTTTAGCTTGTCAGCTGTAACCCAGAAGTGtgtaaaactgagaaaatgtaaGCATTTACTTATCTTtataacttaatttaaaaataattttatgtttttaatcaagcctggttttgtaaaattttttaaattgaagtctagttgatttataatattatgttagtttcaagtatacagcacagtgattcagtttatatatgtatatatacatatatgtatatacatgttgatacatatacacacacacacacctatatatatatatacacacacccattcttttttcagatccttttcccttataggtcattacaaaatatttagtatattccctatgctatacagtaggaccttgttggttatctattttatatatagtagtatatatatgttaatcccaatctcctaatttatccctcccctatcTTTCTCCTTTAATAActgaccataagtttgtttttatgtctgtgagtctctttctgttttggaaataagttcatttgtatcttgtttttaaattccaCTTATAAGCAATGTCATTTATTTATCATTCttcttctggcttatttcactgaatatgataatttctaggtccatccatgttgctgcagatggcattacttcattcttttttatggctgagtaatattccattgtatatatgtactacatcttctttatccattcatctgttcatggacctttaggttgcctccatgtcttggctattgtaaatagtgctgcaatgaacattggggtgtatgtatcattctgaattatagttttctctgaatatatgcccaggagtgagattgcaggatcatacaataactctattttttgttttctgatgcacttccatactgttctccatagtggctgtaccaatttacattcctatcaacagtatAGAAGAAGAGTTCCTTTTTTCCCACATCTTTCcagcttttattatttgtagattttttgatgatgcaggcctagtttttaatttttagtttaacATTATTAATAAGGAGGAAAGTAAAATTTgtattgcttatttttaattctaatttg
This genomic interval from Bos taurus isolate L1 Dominette 01449 registration number 42190680 breed Hereford chromosome 23, ARS-UCD2.0, whole genome shotgun sequence contains the following:
- the LOC112443761 gene encoding SCAN domain-containing protein 3-like isoform X1; this encodes MNLDSRSHRAHMSKQFQWKKKTLLDTAKESLGTHLQSIEDRMECESPESHLLQDNGSFLWLSMMSQSMGDDNFSSLDANEAEIEPENMREKFFRSLAVLLENKSNNTKIFSKAKYCQLIREVKEAKAKEKKESIDYRRLARFDVIIVQGHEKLIEAINGETDKIRFYLHSEDLFDILHDTHLSTGHGGRTRMEKELQAKYKNITKEVIMLYLTLCKPCQQKHSKLKKVLTSKPIKEVNSRCQVDLIDMQLNPDGEYKFIMHYQDFRTNLSFLRSLKSKRPKEVAHALLDIFTIIGAPSVLQSDSGREFSSQIVSELSNIWPELKIVHGNPQPCQSLSSINQVNEDIQNRIISWMQTNNSSHWAEFLWFIQMTQNQPHHRGMQQTLCEGAFSSEAKLGLSHSQSTEELVASLNTENELEQADKESENTLRAQYEENIEIGTDSSDIEEIFSITPKVARKTVPESRLNFLSCVGCGKECIGANSCESCCRNIHAICGVPSQPETEGYCNKITCSLCYQTTTMKRKHDEVPRSLTVQPFKMLKPSETPISSDKVGDWVRI